Proteins encoded in a region of the Quercus lobata isolate SW786 chromosome 8, ValleyOak3.0 Primary Assembly, whole genome shotgun sequence genome:
- the LOC115955668 gene encoding photosynthetic NDH subunit of lumenal location 3, chloroplastic-like: protein MALLPDINVVSKTLQALPKLSKIQRIPNRMKIVGFLGKKKDDFQEHPLQTTRRLAIGLASIALIGDSTKGISLAKDNGFWYEGPIPVPPVYNKIANEKTGTRSFLKIGLYVANIGIKGSEYRLRKTAFDLLSMPDLIKQDTLNYVRKYLRYKSTFMYYDFDKVISAASENEKQPLTDLANRLFDSFEKLEDAAKNKNLPRTESSYQDTTVILQEVMERFA, encoded by the exons ATGGCTCTTTTGCCAGACATAAATGTTGTCTCCAAAACTCTACAAGCCCTTCCAAAGCTTTCCAAAATTCAAAGGATACCAAATAGGATGAAAATAGTTGGATTTCTTGGCAAGAAAAAAGATGATTTTCAAGAACACCCATTACAAACTACAAGAAGATTAGCGATAGGCCTTGCCTCCATAGCTCTTATTGGAGATTCTACCAAGGGGATATCTCTAGCTAAGGATAATGGGTTCTGGTACGAAGGCCCTATACCTGTGCCTCCTGTCTATAACA AGATTGCAAATGAGAAGACGGGTACACGTTCTTTTCTGAAAATTGGACTCTATGTGGCAAATATAGGAATCAAAGGTAGTGAATATAGGCTGAGGAAAACCGCCTTTGATCTCTTATCAATGCCAGATTTGATCAAACAAGACACTCTAAACTATGTCAGGAAGTATCTGAGATATAAGTCCACCTTCATGTACTATGATTTTGACAAAGTGATCTCAGCTGCATCAGAAAACGAAAAACAACCTCTGACTGATCTGGCTAACAGACTGTTTGACAGTTTTGAAAAG CTTGAAGATGCGGCAAAGAACAAAAATCTGCCTCGGACAGAATCATCTTATCAGGACACAACAGTTATCCTCCAAGAGGTCATGGAAAGATTTGCATAA
- the LOC115955667 gene encoding kinesin-like protein KIN-14N isoform X2, producing the protein MASENQNKRPFPHNNNNPTTRASPTCPSSTKCIGDEKMVGTANNGRFRQAFSVVNGGQDLGPNSAPASNAGSECGGIEFTREDVEALLNEKPKRKDRFNLKERCDNMVEYIKRLKLCIKWFQELEGSYLLEQEKLQNTLDSAEQKCNEIEVLMKNKEEELNSIIMELRRNYTSLQEKFTKEESDKLAAMDCLAREKEARLNIERSQASLSEELARAQRDLLSANQKISSLNDMYKRLQEYNTSLQQYNGKLHTDLSTVEDELKRIEKDKATMVESLSMLRGQLTMSRASQDEAIKQKDALVNEAACLRAELYQVRDDRDRLQSQAQALTTDMVKYKESSEKYSAELDILTTRTSELEATCLSQNNQLKILHTQLAVAEEKLQLSDSSALETRTEYEGQKKLINELQTRLADAEFKLVEGEMLRKKLHNTILELKGNIRVFCRVRPLLPDDGISTEGKVITYPTSTEILGRGIDVGQNGQKHSFTFDQVFMPDATQDDVFVEISQLVQSALDGYKVCIFAYGQTGSGKTYTMMGRPGHPEQKGLIPRSLEQIFQTRQALKAQGWRYEMQVSMLEIYNETIRDLLSTNRSSSTDNGVAGKQYAIKHDGNGNTHVSDLTILDVRSAKEVSFLLDQAEQSRSVGKTQMNEQSSRSHFVFTLRIFGINESTEQQVQGVLNLIDLAGSERLSKSGSTGDRLKETQAINKSLSSLSDVIFALAKKEDHIPFRNSKLTYLLQPCLGGDSKTLMFVNISPDPSSVGESLCSLRFAARVNACEIGIPRRQTSNNVRPSDSRLSYG; encoded by the exons ATGGCCTCGGAGAACCAGAACAAGCGTCCATTTccacacaacaacaacaaccccACAACAAGGGCCTCACCCACATGCCCTTCTTCAACT AAGTGTATTGGTGATGAAAAAATGGTTGGAACGGCAAATAATGGGAGGTTCAGGCAAGCCTTTTCAGTTGTAAATGGCGGTCAAGATCTCGGCCCCAATAGCGCTCCGGCCAGCAATGCTGGCTCGGAGTGTGGAGGGATTGAGTTTACTAGAGAAGATGTTGAAGCTTTGCTGAATGAGAAACCCAAAAGGAAGGACAGGTTCAATCTTAAG GAAAGATGTGATAATATGGTGGAGTATATCAAGAGGCTAAAGTTATGCATCAAATGGTTCCAAGAGCTTGAGGGAAGCTACTTATTAGAGCAAGAGAAGTTGCAGAATACGTTGGATTCAGCTGAGCAGAAATGCAACGAAATCG AGGTACTAATGAAAAACAAGGAAGAAGAACTGAATTCAATTATCATGGAGCTAAGAAGGAATTACACTTCTTTACAAGAGAAATTTACGAAGGAAGAATCGGATAAGTTG GCTGCAATGGACTGTCTTGCAAGGGAGAAAGAGGCTAGACTGAATATTGAGCGATCACAAGCTTCTCTATCAGAAGAGCTTGCCAGAGCTCAAAGAGATCTTTTAAGTGCTAATCAGAAG ATATCGTCACTTAATGATATGTACAAGCGATTACAGGAATACAACACAAGCTTACAGCAATACAATGGTAAACTTCACACAGACCTTTCTACAGTTGAGGATGAGCTTAAGCGCATAGAAAAAGATAAGGCTACCATGGTTGAAAGCCTCAGCATGTTAAGGGGTCAACTTACTATGTCCAGa GCTTCTCAAGATGAGGCTATAAAGCAAAAGGATGCTTTGGTGAATGAAGCTGCTTGTCTTCGGGCAGAGCTATACCAAGTGAGAGATGATCGTGATCGGCTACAATCACAAGCACAGGCTCTTACAACTGATATGGTGAAATATAAGGAGTCCTCAGAAAAATACAGTGCTGAGTTGGACATCCTGACAACAAGAACAAGTGAACTAGAG GCAACTTGTTTGTCACAAAATAACCAATTAAAGATACTACATACTCAACTAGCGGTCGCAGAGGAGAAATTGCAG CTTTCTGATTCATCTGCATTGGAGACGAGAACTGAATATGAAGGGCAAAAGAAACTTATAAATGAGTTACAAACTCGCCTAGCAGATGCAGAATTCAAACTTGTGGAAGGAGAGATGCTACGCAAAAAATTACATAATACCATCTTG GAACTAAAAGGGAACATACGAGTATTCTGTAGAGTGCGGCCTCTTTTGCCCGATGATGGTATTAGCACAGAAGGAAAAGTTATCACTTATCCCACATCAACTGAAATTCTTGGACGGGGAATTGACGTAGGGCAAAATG GGCAAAAACATTCTTTCACATTTGACCAGGTTTTCATGCCTGATGCAACACAAGATGATGTTTTTGTAGAAATCTCACAGCTTGTACAAAGTGCTCTTGATGGGTATAAG GTTTGCATTTTCGCATATGGTCAAACAGGTTCTGGTAAAACGTATACCATGATGGGTAGGCCAGGACATCCTGAGCAAAAAGGTTTAATACCTCGTTCCCTAGAACAAATATTTCAAACTAGGCAAGCTCTTAAAGCTCAAGGTTGGAGATATGAAATGCAG GTGTCTATGTTGGAAATATACAATGAAACAATTCGTGATTTGTTATCAACCAATCGATCATCTTCAACAGACAATGGGGTTGCTGGAAAGCAGTATGCAATTAAACATGACGGGAATGGAAACACACACGTCTCTGATCTTACAATTTTGGATGTCCGCAGTGCTAAAGAGGTCTCATTTCTTTTAGATCAGGCTGAACAGAGCAG GTCTGTAGGCAAGACCCAGATGAATGAGCAATCATCGAGAAGTCATTTTGTTTTCACCCTACGAATATTTGGTATTAATGAG AGCACTGAACAACAAGTGCAAGGAGTTCTGAATCTTATTGATCTTGCTGGGAGTGAGCGCCTTTCTAAGAGCGGATCAACTGGGGATCGATTGAAAGAAACCCAA GCCATTAATAAAAGTTTATCATCCCTAAGTGATGTTATATTTGCATTGGCAAAGAAGGAGGACCACATACCCTTTAGAAACTCGAAGCTTACATATCTTCTTCAg CCTTGCTTAGGTGGGGACTCAAAGACATTGATGTTCGTAAACATATCTCCTGATCCCTCCTCAGTTGGGGAGTCACTTTGTTCACTCCGTTTCGCAGCCCGGGTAAATGCTTGTGAAATTGGGATTCCCCGGCGTCAAACCAGCAACAATGTGCGCCCTTCAGATTCTCGCCTAAGCTATGGCTGA
- the LOC115955667 gene encoding kinesin-like protein KIN-14N isoform X1, producing the protein MASENQNKRPFPHNNNNPTTRASPTCPSSTKKCIGDEKMVGTANNGRFRQAFSVVNGGQDLGPNSAPASNAGSECGGIEFTREDVEALLNEKPKRKDRFNLKERCDNMVEYIKRLKLCIKWFQELEGSYLLEQEKLQNTLDSAEQKCNEIEVLMKNKEEELNSIIMELRRNYTSLQEKFTKEESDKLAAMDCLAREKEARLNIERSQASLSEELARAQRDLLSANQKISSLNDMYKRLQEYNTSLQQYNGKLHTDLSTVEDELKRIEKDKATMVESLSMLRGQLTMSRASQDEAIKQKDALVNEAACLRAELYQVRDDRDRLQSQAQALTTDMVKYKESSEKYSAELDILTTRTSELEATCLSQNNQLKILHTQLAVAEEKLQLSDSSALETRTEYEGQKKLINELQTRLADAEFKLVEGEMLRKKLHNTILELKGNIRVFCRVRPLLPDDGISTEGKVITYPTSTEILGRGIDVGQNGQKHSFTFDQVFMPDATQDDVFVEISQLVQSALDGYKVCIFAYGQTGSGKTYTMMGRPGHPEQKGLIPRSLEQIFQTRQALKAQGWRYEMQVSMLEIYNETIRDLLSTNRSSSTDNGVAGKQYAIKHDGNGNTHVSDLTILDVRSAKEVSFLLDQAEQSRSVGKTQMNEQSSRSHFVFTLRIFGINESTEQQVQGVLNLIDLAGSERLSKSGSTGDRLKETQAINKSLSSLSDVIFALAKKEDHIPFRNSKLTYLLQPCLGGDSKTLMFVNISPDPSSVGESLCSLRFAARVNACEIGIPRRQTSNNVRPSDSRLSYG; encoded by the exons ATGGCCTCGGAGAACCAGAACAAGCGTCCATTTccacacaacaacaacaaccccACAACAAGGGCCTCACCCACATGCCCTTCTTCAACT aaGAAGTGTATTGGTGATGAAAAAATGGTTGGAACGGCAAATAATGGGAGGTTCAGGCAAGCCTTTTCAGTTGTAAATGGCGGTCAAGATCTCGGCCCCAATAGCGCTCCGGCCAGCAATGCTGGCTCGGAGTGTGGAGGGATTGAGTTTACTAGAGAAGATGTTGAAGCTTTGCTGAATGAGAAACCCAAAAGGAAGGACAGGTTCAATCTTAAG GAAAGATGTGATAATATGGTGGAGTATATCAAGAGGCTAAAGTTATGCATCAAATGGTTCCAAGAGCTTGAGGGAAGCTACTTATTAGAGCAAGAGAAGTTGCAGAATACGTTGGATTCAGCTGAGCAGAAATGCAACGAAATCG AGGTACTAATGAAAAACAAGGAAGAAGAACTGAATTCAATTATCATGGAGCTAAGAAGGAATTACACTTCTTTACAAGAGAAATTTACGAAGGAAGAATCGGATAAGTTG GCTGCAATGGACTGTCTTGCAAGGGAGAAAGAGGCTAGACTGAATATTGAGCGATCACAAGCTTCTCTATCAGAAGAGCTTGCCAGAGCTCAAAGAGATCTTTTAAGTGCTAATCAGAAG ATATCGTCACTTAATGATATGTACAAGCGATTACAGGAATACAACACAAGCTTACAGCAATACAATGGTAAACTTCACACAGACCTTTCTACAGTTGAGGATGAGCTTAAGCGCATAGAAAAAGATAAGGCTACCATGGTTGAAAGCCTCAGCATGTTAAGGGGTCAACTTACTATGTCCAGa GCTTCTCAAGATGAGGCTATAAAGCAAAAGGATGCTTTGGTGAATGAAGCTGCTTGTCTTCGGGCAGAGCTATACCAAGTGAGAGATGATCGTGATCGGCTACAATCACAAGCACAGGCTCTTACAACTGATATGGTGAAATATAAGGAGTCCTCAGAAAAATACAGTGCTGAGTTGGACATCCTGACAACAAGAACAAGTGAACTAGAG GCAACTTGTTTGTCACAAAATAACCAATTAAAGATACTACATACTCAACTAGCGGTCGCAGAGGAGAAATTGCAG CTTTCTGATTCATCTGCATTGGAGACGAGAACTGAATATGAAGGGCAAAAGAAACTTATAAATGAGTTACAAACTCGCCTAGCAGATGCAGAATTCAAACTTGTGGAAGGAGAGATGCTACGCAAAAAATTACATAATACCATCTTG GAACTAAAAGGGAACATACGAGTATTCTGTAGAGTGCGGCCTCTTTTGCCCGATGATGGTATTAGCACAGAAGGAAAAGTTATCACTTATCCCACATCAACTGAAATTCTTGGACGGGGAATTGACGTAGGGCAAAATG GGCAAAAACATTCTTTCACATTTGACCAGGTTTTCATGCCTGATGCAACACAAGATGATGTTTTTGTAGAAATCTCACAGCTTGTACAAAGTGCTCTTGATGGGTATAAG GTTTGCATTTTCGCATATGGTCAAACAGGTTCTGGTAAAACGTATACCATGATGGGTAGGCCAGGACATCCTGAGCAAAAAGGTTTAATACCTCGTTCCCTAGAACAAATATTTCAAACTAGGCAAGCTCTTAAAGCTCAAGGTTGGAGATATGAAATGCAG GTGTCTATGTTGGAAATATACAATGAAACAATTCGTGATTTGTTATCAACCAATCGATCATCTTCAACAGACAATGGGGTTGCTGGAAAGCAGTATGCAATTAAACATGACGGGAATGGAAACACACACGTCTCTGATCTTACAATTTTGGATGTCCGCAGTGCTAAAGAGGTCTCATTTCTTTTAGATCAGGCTGAACAGAGCAG GTCTGTAGGCAAGACCCAGATGAATGAGCAATCATCGAGAAGTCATTTTGTTTTCACCCTACGAATATTTGGTATTAATGAG AGCACTGAACAACAAGTGCAAGGAGTTCTGAATCTTATTGATCTTGCTGGGAGTGAGCGCCTTTCTAAGAGCGGATCAACTGGGGATCGATTGAAAGAAACCCAA GCCATTAATAAAAGTTTATCATCCCTAAGTGATGTTATATTTGCATTGGCAAAGAAGGAGGACCACATACCCTTTAGAAACTCGAAGCTTACATATCTTCTTCAg CCTTGCTTAGGTGGGGACTCAAAGACATTGATGTTCGTAAACATATCTCCTGATCCCTCCTCAGTTGGGGAGTCACTTTGTTCACTCCGTTTCGCAGCCCGGGTAAATGCTTGTGAAATTGGGATTCCCCGGCGTCAAACCAGCAACAATGTGCGCCCTTCAGATTCTCGCCTAAGCTATGGCTGA
- the LOC115957328 gene encoding 21.7 kDa class VI heat shock protein, producing the protein MASRKQLEVHSGDQTPQKWCISLGEEVFKRFISQGSPTVHKVFNEGSLFSPLLFGKFFDPSDAFPLWEFESDILLSNLRSSGQSTVDWSQTDQDYVLKAELPGVGNNVQVCVEKGKVVEISGQWKQQRESKTKDWRSDHWWEYGYVRRLELPEDADWRRIEASVSNDILIEVRIPKNLMVGDASQGNDAARKDSEVGGS; encoded by the exons ATGGCAAGTCGCAAACAGCTTGAAGTTCATTCAGGAGATCAAACTCCACAGAAATGGTGTATCTCATTAGGAGAAGAAGTCTTCAAAAGATTCATCTCTCAGGGCAGTCCAACAGTGCATAAGGTCTTCAATGAAGGTTCACTTTTCAGTCCACTCTTGTTTGGAAAATTCTTTGATCCTTCAGATGCTTTCCCTCTATGGGAGTTTGAGTCAGATATCTTGTTATCTAATCTCCGGAGCTCCGGCCAAAGCACTGTTGATTGGTCTCAGACAGATCAAGATTATGTACTAAAAGCAGAACTACCAG GAGTTGGGAATAATGTTCAAGTCTGTGTTGAAAAGGGGAAGGTTGTTGAAATTAGTGGGCAATGGAAACAGCAAAGGGAGTCCAAGACAAAGGACTGGAGAAGTGACCACTGGTGGGAATATGGGTATGTTCGGAGGCTTGAGCTGCCAGAAGATGCAGATTGGAGGAGGATAGAGGCATCTGTGAGTAATGACATACTCATAGAAGTTAGAATTCCCAAGAACCTTATGGTTGGTGATGCTTCTCAAGGAAATGATGCGGCTAGGAAAGATTCTGAAGTTGGTGGAAGTTAA
- the LOC115956436 gene encoding putative nuclease HARBI1, translated as MTVAIRMLTYGVSADFMDEYIRIGETTAIKSLKKFVKVVVSIFSEEYLRSPNNNDIARLLAVGQHRGFPGMLGSIDCMHWKWKNCPGKWKGQYIDHTHDPTIILEIVASYDLWIWHAFFGLPGSHNDINVLEQSSVFSKLAEGRAPPVNYSINGNNYSMGYYLADGIYPSWTTFVKTIPAPQDRKRQHFTSAQEAVRKDVERAFGVLQARFAIVRGPARFFHLATLKDIIMACIILHNMIVEDERHTHLGANDFDYDQINNNGPEPVSHNPTCNLMQFIECHNSIRDRGIHSQLQADLVEHLWQLQGQS; from the coding sequence ATGACTGTTGCAATCAGAATGCTTACTTATGGAGTGTCGGCTGATTTCATGGATGAATACATAAGGATTGGAGAAACCACTGCaataaaaagcttaaaaaaatttgttaaagtgGTAGTTTCAATCTTTTCTGAAGAGTACTTGAGGTCACCAAACAACAATGACATTGCAAGGTTGTTAGCGGTTGGCCAACATCGTGGATTTCCAGGAATGCTAGGGAGCATCGACTGCATGCATTGGAAATGGAAGAATTGTCCAGGTAAGTGGAAAGGTCAATATATTGATCATACACATGATCCAACGATAATTTTGGAAATCGTGGCGTCGTATGACCTTTGGATATGGCATGCATTTTTTGGGTTACCGGGGTCTCACAATGACATCAATGTCCTAGAGCAGTCTTCTGTATTTTCTAAGCTTGCTGAAGGGCGTGCTCCTCCGGTTAATTACTCAATAAATGGTAATAACTATTCGATGGGGTACTATCTTGCAGATGGTATATATCCATCATGGACAACATTTGTCAAAACAATTCCAGCACCACAAGACCGTAAAAGACAACATTTTACTTCCGCACAAGAGGCGGTCAGGAAGGATGTCGAACGTGCATTTGGAGTACTTCAAGCACGATTTGCAATTGTGCGTGGGCCTGCACGTTTTTTCCACCTTGCAACGCTTAAGGACATTATAATGGCATGTATAATATTGCATAATATGATCGTTGAAGATGAGCGACATACTCACCTTGGAGCAAATGACTTTGATTATGATCAAATCAACAATAATGGACCCGAACCGGTGTCACATAATCCCACTTGTAACCTTATGCAGTTCATTGAATGTCATAATTCCATTAGAGATAGAGGAATTCATTCTCAACTTCAAGCAGATCTCGTTGAGCATCTATGGCAACTACAAGGCCAGTCGTAG